A portion of the Candidatus Methanoperedens sp. genome contains these proteins:
- a CDS encoding S-methyl-5-thioribose-1-phosphate isomerase → MRTIDWDDKKSNIVMIDQTLLPAEYLVIECNSIDSLCEAIIKLRIRGAPALGAAGGFGIALAAHKSSASSLEGLMNDLEAAGKTITGTRPTAVNLSWGVKRVIRAVEDARNIKEAKMFALDEAKAIADEDVEKNKQMGEHGASLLEDGDTVMTHCNAGRLACVDWGTALGVIRSAREQGKDIRVISCETRPLNQGSRITTWELMEDKIPVTLITDSMSGHVMRKGMVDKVIVGADRITQDAVFNKIGTYTHSVVAKEHGIPFYVAAPVSTFDFEHLEDEIEIELRKPDELRYFGTHQIAPLDVEVYNPAFDATPMENVNAIITENGIFYPPFLVDEVKIKNY, encoded by the coding sequence ATGAGGACAATAGACTGGGATGATAAGAAAAGCAATATTGTCATGATTGACCAGACACTTCTCCCTGCGGAGTACTTGGTGATCGAATGCAATAGTATCGATTCTTTATGCGAGGCAATTATCAAGCTGCGCATAAGAGGTGCTCCAGCTCTCGGAGCTGCAGGTGGGTTCGGTATCGCGCTCGCTGCGCATAAAAGCAGCGCATCTTCATTGGAAGGATTAATGAATGACCTCGAAGCTGCCGGAAAAACTATCACAGGAACGAGACCAACTGCCGTGAATCTCTCCTGGGGAGTAAAACGCGTTATCAGGGCGGTCGAGGATGCCAGGAATATTAAAGAGGCAAAAATGTTCGCCCTTGATGAAGCAAAAGCAATAGCCGATGAGGATGTGGAAAAGAACAAGCAAATGGGTGAACACGGAGCTTCTCTTCTTGAGGACGGGGATACTGTAATGACACACTGCAATGCGGGCAGGCTTGCCTGCGTGGACTGGGGTACTGCCCTCGGGGTCATCAGATCGGCCCGCGAGCAGGGAAAAGATATCAGAGTCATCTCATGCGAGACGCGACCCCTGAACCAGGGCAGCCGCATCACGACGTGGGAGTTGATGGAAGATAAGATACCTGTCACGCTTATCACCGACAGCATGTCGGGCCATGTGATGCGAAAAGGAATGGTGGACAAGGTCATTGTGGGCGCGGACAGGATCACCCAGGATGCTGTGTTCAATAAGATAGGAACGTATACCCATTCCGTCGTCGCAAAAGAGCACGGGATACCGTTTTATGTTGCTGCACCAGTATCCACGTTCGATTTTGAGCACCTTGAGGATGAGATCGAGATCGAACTTCGAAAACCTGATGAGTTAAGGTATTTTGGAACACACCAGATAGCGCCGCTGGATGTGGAAGTTTATAATCCGGCATTTGATGCCACACCCATGGAAAATGTGAATGCCATTATCACGGAGAACGGCATTTTTTATCCGCCATTCCTTGTAGATGAAGTAAAGATCAAGAATTATTAA
- a CDS encoding pentapeptide repeat-containing protein: MVNNEIRILNDQPIDHETFFNFDDYSDALAGIILHEDTNTPLVIGIFGDWGSGKTSLMKTLKKKIENVKDGHSAQTIWFNAWKYDKEDVISRALLTRILQELETKGEKKDEKILNRRLKDLQRSLYKDVYREDPGSLTFDLGKASKGVLKLGLSTVPIIGEGLAKLFEKGVDKDAIIEIAESLHHEKIITNIEKIGELEQFQSTFREIIRDHYIQHNKRAVVFIDDLDRCVPDKAIEVMEAIKLFLDVEGCIFILGIDRNVIREGVRIKYKDFTLGGIKVPINGEEYLEKIIQLSFMLPPIMENKLKEFIDDLDQKKSYKEYHDMIINGIGRNPRKIKRFINAIRFQQNLAEIIPEMKDIVKEDIKQTFDALLIEWQIISSSSNSDFENFRKEVIKNPGLLIKSHDYVESLKSGKKDEPPKELNPFWNDSIKELIWVFPYPGTLKEGDTDIIKKVTHLSNVTETKTTIETGVEETWTLEKVKEAIKKGMSLEGKDLSGLSLNKMNLNGANLSGAKLIKTDLSEAKLVEANIVHTDLSGAILIGTDLSKASLAYAVLIRANLSEAILKNAKLPNADFSYAILNGANLTEAYLSLSDFSYSNLSKATLTGTLGGENKFIGANLSGADLSNADLTDAKLSDANLSGLDLTNVPLSGADLSNANLIKTKLPEDLTRTILTGADLTGAKLSGSTLYGDLSRIVLNNAELNDIKFTEIQTLSGAKIKGAKIGKSDLSGLDLSNVDFSNTDLIETNLNKTNLSKAILIDAKLFNAKLQHANLSNANLSNAKLSGSDFYYADLSNASLIGADISGTDLSYATLIKIKTTRIKVNENTNARDVILVMDEDPQDEAKIKRALDDIDKGLRDIIIKQNERYRNIYSGSEPASAIPGKAKK; the protein is encoded by the coding sequence ATGGTAAATAACGAAATTCGGATACTGAACGATCAACCGATAGACCATGAAACATTTTTTAATTTTGACGACTATTCGGATGCTCTGGCAGGAATAATCCTCCATGAGGATACGAACACACCGCTCGTCATAGGTATATTTGGCGATTGGGGAAGCGGGAAAACAAGCCTGATGAAAACTTTGAAGAAGAAGATCGAAAATGTGAAAGATGGCCACTCTGCCCAGACTATCTGGTTCAATGCATGGAAATATGATAAAGAGGATGTTATCTCGCGCGCTCTTCTGACTCGAATACTGCAGGAACTAGAGACTAAGGGCGAAAAAAAGGACGAGAAAATCTTGAATCGAAGACTAAAGGATCTTCAGAGAAGTCTCTACAAGGACGTTTATCGCGAAGATCCCGGCTCTTTGACTTTTGATCTGGGCAAAGCTAGCAAAGGGGTTCTTAAGCTTGGCCTTTCAACGGTTCCCATCATAGGGGAAGGATTGGCGAAATTATTTGAAAAAGGTGTTGATAAAGATGCAATTATAGAAATAGCAGAATCATTACATCATGAGAAAATCATCACAAATATAGAAAAAATTGGAGAGCTTGAGCAATTTCAGTCAACCTTCCGGGAGATAATCAGGGATCATTATATCCAACATAATAAGAGAGCAGTAGTATTTATTGATGACCTGGATCGATGTGTTCCTGATAAAGCAATAGAAGTTATGGAAGCCATCAAGCTGTTTCTGGATGTAGAGGGCTGTATCTTTATTTTAGGCATAGACAGGAATGTCATCCGCGAGGGAGTACGAATCAAATATAAAGATTTCACATTAGGAGGCATAAAAGTTCCGATCAATGGTGAAGAATATCTGGAAAAGATAATTCAACTGAGTTTTATGCTCCCGCCTATAATGGAAAATAAGTTAAAAGAATTTATAGATGATCTTGATCAGAAAAAATCGTATAAAGAGTATCACGATATGATTATAAATGGGATCGGAAGGAATCCGCGTAAGATCAAACGCTTTATCAATGCCATAAGATTCCAGCAAAACCTGGCTGAAATAATTCCTGAAATGAAGGATATTGTCAAAGAGGATATCAAGCAAACATTTGATGCGCTGCTGATAGAATGGCAAATTATAAGCAGCAGCAGCAATTCTGATTTTGAAAATTTCAGAAAGGAGGTTATTAAAAATCCGGGTCTTCTGATCAAGAGCCATGATTATGTGGAGAGCCTGAAGTCCGGGAAAAAAGACGAACCTCCCAAAGAGCTAAACCCCTTTTGGAATGATTCAATTAAAGAATTGATATGGGTATTCCCATATCCAGGGACTCTAAAAGAAGGTGATACAGATATCATCAAAAAGGTAACTCATCTTAGCAATGTAACAGAAACAAAAACAACAATAGAAACAGGTGTGGAAGAAACCTGGACACTTGAGAAAGTTAAGGAAGCAATAAAGAAAGGTATGAGTTTGGAAGGGAAAGATTTAAGCGGGCTTTCCTTAAATAAAATGAATCTAAATGGGGCGAATCTTTCGGGTGCAAAACTTATTAAAACAGACCTTTCTGAAGCAAAATTGGTAGAAGCAAATATCGTGCATACAGATCTTTCAGGTGCGATACTTATTGGAACAGATCTTTCTAAAGCCAGTCTTGCATATGCGGTTCTTATCCGGGCAAATCTTTCAGAAGCGATTCTGAAAAACGCAAAACTTCCAAATGCAGATTTCAGTTATGCTATCCTGAATGGAGCAAATCTCACTGAGGCGTACCTAAGCCTTTCTGATTTCTCTTATTCAAATCTTTCAAAAGCTACACTCACTGGGACCCTCGGTGGTGAAAATAAATTCATAGGGGCTAATTTATCGGGTGCTGATCTTTCTAATGCAGACCTAACAGACGCGAAACTTTCAGATGCAAACCTTTCTGGATTAGACCTCACTAATGTACCCCTCAGTGGAGCAGATCTTTCTAATGCAAACCTCATTAAAACTAAGCTCCCTGAAGACCTCACTCGTACAATCCTAACCGGAGCAGACCTCACGGGAGCCAAACTCTCCGGTTCAACACTCTATGGAGACCTTTCAAGAATAGTACTTAACAATGCAGAGCTTAATGATATAAAATTCACTGAAATACAAACCCTTTCCGGAGCGAAAATTAAAGGAGCGAAAATAGGCAAATCTGATCTCTCTGGGTTGGATCTTTCAAATGTGGATTTCTCCAATACAGATCTAATTGAAACTAACCTGAATAAAACAAACCTCTCCAAAGCCATCCTGATAGACGCCAAACTATTCAATGCAAAACTTCAACATGCAAACCTTTCAAATGCAAACCTTTCTAATGCGAAGCTCTCCGGATCAGACTTTTATTATGCAGATCTTTCCAATGCATCTCTTATTGGTGCAGATATATCCGGAACAGACCTGTCGTATGCAACATTGATAAAAATAAAAACCACACGAATTAAAGTCAATGAAAATACAAATGCAAGAGATGTGATTTTGGTTATGGATGAAGATCCCCAGGATGAAGCCAAAATAAAGAGAGCTCTGGATGATATAGATAAGGGATTAAGGGATATAATTATCAAACAAAATGAGCGTTACCGCAATATCTATTCTGGTTCAGAACCTGCCTCTGCCATTCCTGGTAAAGCAAAAAAATGA
- a CDS encoding amino acid kinase, producing the protein MIVLKLGGSLMHRVKELIKEIIDYSNESKDTILIVPGGSIFADTVRSVKASQEASHWMAVLAMEQYGYFLSDGNDAKLIDNLDIEGSGTYILLPYNILKKIDELRHTWDVTSDTIAAWVALQLNARFIKATDVDGIYLNGMLVKEISAREITGKETCVDAELPVFLMKNKMNCEIINGNCPGRLGRAFSGDAAGTIIKG; encoded by the coding sequence ATGATTGTCCTGAAACTCGGCGGAAGCCTTATGCACAGGGTAAAAGAACTCATAAAGGAGATAATAGATTATTCTAACGAAAGCAAGGATACGATATTGATAGTCCCTGGCGGCTCCATCTTCGCAGATACAGTGAGAAGTGTGAAAGCCTCGCAGGAAGCTTCCCACTGGATGGCTGTCCTCGCTATGGAACAATATGGTTATTTCTTATCTGATGGAAACGATGCGAAACTCATTGATAACCTGGATATAGAAGGTTCAGGTACGTATATTCTTCTCCCCTACAACATTCTGAAAAAGATTGATGAACTCCGACATACTTGGGATGTCACATCAGACACGATCGCCGCCTGGGTCGCCCTTCAACTAAATGCAAGGTTCATAAAAGCCACGGATGTGGATGGGATATATCTCAATGGCATGCTGGTGAAGGAAATTTCCGCGCGTGAAATCACAGGGAAAGAAACCTGTGTGGATGCAGAGCTTCCTGTTTTTCTCATGAAGAATAAAATGAATTGCGAGATAATCAATGGTAACTGCCCCGGAAGACTGGGCAGGGCTTTTTCGGGTGATGCAGCAGGGACGATTATTAAAGGTTGA
- the albA gene encoding DNA-binding protein Alba, with product MSEDNVVFVGNKPVMNYVLAVATEFNNGAKIVTIKARGRAISRAVDAAEVARNRFVTDAKVNDIRIGTEKIASERGESNVSTIEIEMSK from the coding sequence ATGTCAGAGGATAATGTAGTGTTTGTTGGAAATAAACCAGTGATGAACTATGTTCTCGCAGTGGCCACAGAGTTCAATAACGGCGCCAAGATAGTCACTATCAAAGCCAGAGGTAGGGCAATATCAAGAGCTGTAGACGCTGCTGAGGTCGCAAGAAATAGATTCGTAACAGATGCTAAAGTCAATGACATCCGGATTGGCACGGAAAAAATTGCTTCCGAAAGAGGAGAGTCCAATGTCTCCACTATTGAAATCGAAATGAGTAAATAG
- the purH gene encoding bifunctional phosphoribosylaminoimidazolecarboxamide formyltransferase/IMP cyclohydrolase — MEKKALISVSDKTGIVEFAKGLAGLGFEIISTGGTSRFLKNARIKVKDVSEVTGFPEMMDGRVKTLHPKIHGAILALRDNPVHVKEAEDEGIGFIDIVAVNLYPFEKTVEQENVSLEEAIENIDIGGPALVRAAAKNCRYVAVITDPEDYPEILKELENGELSLKTRERLAVKAFRRIADYDCAIDTYLSRQLTGEDILRLKFVEGKTLRYGENWHQGAKFYKEPGMTEPSVGNARQLHGKALSYNNYVDAESALNVALEFKDLIAVSVVKHTNPCGFATGRTLLEALSRAWDGDPVSSFGSIICMTRVPDLETVEFLKGKFVELVIAPGFEDDALLFLKNKSKDMRILELSMEDGTPLPDMYHYIVGGMLVQSRNRGLYAKWDVVTEHPFPDEKRGLAEFALTACKHTKSNAVVIAREYEEGFYQILSIGAGQPNRVDAIKKLAVTKAVENLKIFYERDKPEISEEKFIKNIMGECVMASDAFFPFDDSIISSAENNIRYIVSPGGSIRDNEVITTANRLGVSLVFTGMRHFLH, encoded by the coding sequence CTGGAAAAGAAAGCTTTGATCAGCGTTTCCGATAAGACAGGCATAGTTGAATTTGCCAAAGGGCTTGCAGGGCTTGGTTTTGAGATTATTTCCACCGGTGGAACATCACGATTTCTAAAAAATGCCAGAATAAAGGTAAAAGATGTATCTGAAGTGACCGGATTTCCGGAAATGATGGACGGGAGGGTGAAAACGCTTCATCCAAAGATCCATGGGGCTATTCTTGCATTGCGGGATAACCCAGTTCATGTGAAGGAAGCCGAAGATGAAGGCATTGGCTTCATCGATATCGTGGCCGTGAACCTGTATCCTTTTGAGAAGACCGTGGAACAGGAAAACGTGAGCCTCGAGGAAGCCATTGAAAACATAGATATCGGGGGACCTGCCCTTGTAAGGGCGGCCGCAAAAAATTGCAGGTACGTTGCTGTAATAACTGACCCGGAAGATTATCCTGAAATCCTGAAAGAACTTGAAAATGGGGAGTTGAGCCTGAAGACGAGAGAACGTCTTGCTGTCAAGGCTTTCAGGCGGATAGCTGATTACGATTGCGCCATCGACACATATCTGAGCCGGCAGTTGACCGGTGAAGATATACTCCGCCTCAAGTTCGTTGAGGGGAAGACACTCCGGTACGGCGAGAACTGGCATCAGGGCGCAAAATTCTATAAAGAGCCTGGAATGACCGAGCCCTCCGTGGGGAATGCAAGACAGCTTCATGGAAAAGCCCTCTCTTACAATAACTATGTCGATGCCGAGAGCGCACTGAACGTGGCGCTTGAATTCAAAGACCTTATTGCCGTATCTGTGGTAAAACACACCAACCCCTGCGGATTTGCGACCGGGAGAACGCTCCTTGAAGCTCTTTCAAGAGCATGGGACGGGGACCCTGTCTCATCGTTCGGCAGCATCATATGCATGACCCGGGTTCCCGATCTTGAGACAGTGGAATTCCTGAAAGGAAAGTTCGTGGAACTGGTCATTGCCCCTGGATTTGAAGATGATGCACTCCTTTTCCTTAAAAACAAAAGCAAAGACATGAGGATACTTGAACTCTCCATGGAAGACGGAACCCCTCTCCCGGACATGTATCACTATATCGTGGGAGGAATGCTTGTCCAGTCAAGGAACCGGGGATTGTACGCAAAATGGGATGTCGTCACAGAACATCCTTTCCCGGATGAGAAAAGAGGGCTTGCAGAATTTGCACTGACCGCCTGCAAGCATACAAAATCCAACGCGGTCGTCATCGCACGGGAGTATGAAGAAGGGTTTTACCAGATACTGAGCATAGGCGCAGGGCAGCCCAACAGGGTGGATGCGATAAAGAAACTTGCCGTCACAAAGGCTGTGGAGAACCTGAAAATTTTTTATGAACGTGATAAACCAGAGATATCCGAAGAAAAGTTCATAAAGAATATCATGGGCGAATGTGTCATGGCAAGCGATGCTTTTTTCCCTTTCGACGACAGTATCATTTCTTCGGCTGAGAACAATATCAGATACATTGTATCTCCTGGGGGGTCGATAAGGGATAATGAAGTGATCACAACCGCGAACAGGCTTGGGGTTTCACTTGTATTCACCGGAATGAGGCATTTCCTGCATTGA
- a CDS encoding amino acid permease produces the protein MTQKVELKRELGLLEVTLAGVGIILGAGIYALIGKAAGLTGNSVWLSFAISALVAVFTGLSYAELSSMFPKASAEYEYTSNAFGKKLAFIIGWLIILSAVIGASTVALGFGGYFNAFFKVSSATSGFFLIIALSFLLFYGIKESAWFAIISTLIETAGLLIVIFIGLPYFGKVDYFDMPLGLPGVFQAAALVFFAYTGFESIAKLSEETKAPEKTIPKGLILSIIISIILYVLVAISAVSVVGWEKLASSQAPFAELAYAVFGSKGFILLSVIALFATANTVLMMLLGSSRIMYGMADSSTLPNILARVHPSRRTPWVAILITMILSLLFIFAGDIAFVANVDNFTLFVTFFVINAAMIVLRYKEPDLRRPFMVPLSIGKFPVLPLFGILFCIFMISQLELKVLLTGIILVVLGGLFSLVEMKKG, from the coding sequence ATGACCCAGAAAGTGGAACTGAAACGCGAACTCGGGCTTCTCGAAGTGACCCTTGCGGGAGTGGGCATAATCCTCGGCGCGGGCATATACGCGCTCATAGGAAAAGCCGCAGGACTCACCGGGAACTCCGTGTGGCTCTCGTTCGCCATATCAGCATTGGTGGCAGTATTTACCGGATTGAGCTATGCAGAGCTTTCCTCCATGTTCCCGAAAGCAAGCGCGGAGTACGAATACACTTCGAATGCCTTTGGAAAGAAGCTCGCATTCATTATCGGCTGGTTGATTATCCTGAGCGCCGTAATTGGTGCGTCAACGGTGGCACTTGGATTTGGCGGCTACTTCAATGCCTTTTTTAAGGTTTCATCTGCCACTTCCGGATTTTTTCTTATAATCGCTCTTTCCTTCCTCCTGTTCTACGGAATAAAAGAATCTGCATGGTTCGCTATCATATCCACACTCATAGAGACCGCAGGACTTCTCATCGTCATCTTTATAGGTCTCCCTTATTTCGGAAAGGTCGATTATTTCGATATGCCTTTGGGTCTTCCCGGGGTATTTCAAGCAGCAGCGCTCGTATTTTTTGCTTATACAGGATTTGAGAGTATTGCCAAGCTCTCGGAAGAAACGAAAGCTCCTGAAAAAACGATCCCGAAGGGCCTGATTTTGTCAATAATTATCAGTATCATCCTGTACGTATTGGTGGCAATTTCAGCTGTCAGCGTTGTGGGATGGGAAAAGCTTGCAAGCTCGCAGGCGCCCTTTGCGGAACTGGCGTATGCCGTTTTTGGAAGCAAAGGATTTATTCTCTTATCCGTGATCGCCCTTTTTGCAACCGCCAATACGGTCCTCATGATGCTGCTTGGCTCATCCCGGATAATGTATGGAATGGCAGATTCTTCCACTCTCCCGAACATACTTGCCAGAGTGCATCCTTCCCGCAGGACCCCGTGGGTTGCAATACTGATCACGATGATATTATCGCTGTTATTTATTTTTGCAGGTGACATCGCTTTCGTCGCCAATGTGGACAATTTCACGCTGTTCGTTACATTTTTTGTGATCAATGCCGCCATGATAGTACTGAGGTACAAGGAACCCGATTTAAGAAGACCGTTCATGGTTCCCCTTTCAATAGGAAAGTTCCCTGTGCTGCCCCTTTTCGGAATTCTATTCTGTATCTTTATGATTTCACAGCTTGAATTAAAAGTCCTGCTAACAGGGATAATACTTGTCGTGCTAGGCGGGCTGTTTTCTCTTGTGGAAATGAAAAAAGGTTGA
- a CDS encoding DUF2283 domain-containing protein has protein sequence MKIVYDPQTDSLTLILREVAVKESDEVREGLIVDYGEDNKVVAIEMLDASENISEPQAFLYEIKGKKPKHKAIA, from the coding sequence ATGAAGATAGTATATGACCCGCAAACAGATTCACTTACTTTGATTTTAAGGGAAGTAGCTGTTAAAGAAAGCGATGAGGTCAGAGAAGGTCTTATCGTGGATTATGGGGAAGATAACAAAGTTGTGGCAATAGAAATGCTTGACGCATCTGAAAATATTTCCGAACCGCAGGCTTTTCTCTACGAAATCAAGGGAAAAAAGCCAAAGCATAAGGCAATTGCATAA
- a CDS encoding DUF4258 domain-containing protein, producing the protein MKIVFSEHALFEMEIRKIKKEDVERIIKHTLQKIPSKKNRIIMQGRYYDNNEKKEMLLRIIGEKLKNAFHVITIYKTSKIEKYWKEDLK; encoded by the coding sequence ATGAAAATTGTTTTTTCCGAACATGCACTTTTTGAAATGGAAATCCGCAAAATCAAGAAAGAGGATGTAGAGCGAATTATCAAACATACTTTGCAGAAAATACCTTCCAAAAAGAATAGAATTATTATGCAGGGAAGATATTATGATAATAACGAAAAAAAGGAAATGTTACTTCGAATAATCGGTGAAAAGTTGAAAAATGCATTTCATGTTATTACTATTTATAAAACATCAAAAATTGAAAAATACTGGAAAGAGGATTTGAAATGA
- a CDS encoding DUF366 family protein, whose product MIFKILTDTIEYDGSQIAPLWAYGIGIKGDSIVCFHGPMDVTFDNMKDIEDRKAGKTIQGDDLIHIIVERFDSPASMRLAYYMQRLLVVCIRDVLEKHGIETTRNGDDLFVNGKKLTVSIASAGVASEKIHCGINITTEGTPADVKTSALLDFGIKDWKTIAHGIAEKFVHEIEDIEGDIAKTKSL is encoded by the coding sequence ATGATCTTTAAAATTCTCACCGATACAATAGAATACGACGGCTCCCAGATAGCTCCGCTCTGGGCATACGGCATTGGGATAAAAGGTGATTCCATCGTGTGCTTTCATGGCCCCATGGACGTGACGTTCGATAACATGAAAGACATTGAGGACAGGAAAGCCGGGAAAACGATCCAGGGAGATGATCTCATCCATATCATTGTGGAGAGATTCGACTCCCCGGCAAGCATGCGCCTTGCCTACTACATGCAGCGCCTTCTGGTTGTCTGCATCAGGGATGTTCTGGAAAAGCATGGGATTGAAACAACGAGGAACGGCGATGACCTCTTCGTCAATGGAAAAAAACTTACCGTGAGCATAGCCAGTGCAGGCGTGGCGAGTGAAAAAATACATTGCGGGATAAACATCACCACAGAAGGAACACCTGCCGATGTAAAAACATCAGCCCTTCTGGATTTCGGGATTAAAGATTGGAAAACAATTGCCCACGGGATAGCCGAAAAATTCGTCCATGAAATTGAGGATATTGAAGGAGATATTGCCAAAACGAAAAGCCTATGA
- a CDS encoding DUF131 domain-containing protein — protein sequence MTDITRLGISLILIGFVLVFLGSVFSAGNTGFGGLIMIGPIPIAFGTSPGMTIVAMIIGLLLMLVMLRRRNA from the coding sequence ATGACAGATATAACCAGATTAGGGATTTCTCTGATACTTATCGGTTTTGTTCTGGTTTTCCTGGGGTCGGTATTTTCGGCCGGGAATACAGGTTTTGGCGGACTCATCATGATAGGCCCCATACCAATAGCCTTTGGCACATCGCCGGGGATGACGATTGTTGCGATGATCATCGGTTTGCTCCTGATGCTGGTTATGCTCCGGAGGAGAAATGCCTGA
- a CDS encoding TIGR00304 family protein, which yields MPDWTYLISIGIALILLGFLFVAYGIMRSSRESAGTEGRISDQGFKEERVKGGGVILIGPIPIVFGSDRRYVIIAMILAIVLVALVIMK from the coding sequence ATGCCTGACTGGACTTACCTTATTTCGATTGGTATTGCCTTGATACTACTGGGATTTTTGTTCGTTGCTTATGGTATCATGAGATCCTCGAGGGAAAGCGCAGGTACAGAGGGCAGGATTTCAGATCAAGGTTTCAAAGAAGAGAGGGTAAAAGGGGGTGGTGTGATATTGATCGGGCCGATACCCATTGTTTTCGGCTCAGACAGGCGATATGTTATAATTGCCATGATACTTGCGATAGTGCTGGTGGCGTTAGTGATAATGAAATAA
- a CDS encoding aminotransferase class I/II-fold pyridoxal phosphate-dependent enzyme: MSYSRKSAQNALLYPRDVMPGKFVCEKVRNIPPSGIRKFFDLVLEMDGVISLGVGEPDFVTPWHIREACIYSLEKGFTSYTSNYGLLELRELISKSYMTEHQIDYDPGNEILVTTGVSEAADLAFRAIIDPGDEVIIPEPCYVSYKPSVSLAGGKPVPVPTNQDNEFRVTAEQIEKSITKKTKALVLSYPNNPTGAVMRKNDLEEIADVVNENDLAVISDEVYGKLTYDGAHTCFSSLGGMKERTIVLNGFSKSHAMTGLRLGFAAGSEDLIGAMTKIHQYAMLCAPITAQMGAIEALKNGNAEMQKMVREYDRRRRLIVSGLNRLGLECFEPKGAFYAFPSIKSTGLSSEEFAGRLLKEHKVAVVPGDVFGDCGAGYLRCSYATSREDLAEALSRIEAFLERL; the protein is encoded by the coding sequence ATGTCTTATTCGAGAAAGAGCGCTCAGAACGCCTTGCTGTATCCCCGTGATGTCATGCCCGGAAAATTCGTTTGCGAGAAGGTAAGGAACATACCTCCTTCCGGGATAAGGAAATTCTTCGACCTTGTCCTTGAGATGGATGGAGTCATATCACTTGGAGTGGGAGAACCGGATTTTGTCACACCCTGGCATATCAGGGAGGCGTGTATCTATTCGCTTGAGAAAGGGTTTACGTCATATACTTCAAATTATGGTTTGCTTGAATTGCGCGAGCTGATATCAAAAAGCTACATGACCGAACATCAGATCGACTATGACCCGGGAAACGAGATCCTTGTCACAACAGGCGTGAGCGAAGCGGCTGACCTGGCATTCAGGGCGATAATCGACCCCGGGGATGAGGTCATAATCCCGGAACCGTGCTATGTTTCCTATAAACCCAGCGTATCCCTTGCGGGCGGCAAACCTGTGCCCGTCCCCACCAATCAGGATAATGAGTTCAGGGTCACGGCAGAGCAGATAGAAAAGAGCATCACAAAAAAAACCAAGGCTCTTGTTTTAAGTTATCCCAATAATCCCACAGGTGCTGTCATGCGGAAAAACGACCTCGAAGAAATCGCGGATGTTGTCAATGAAAATGATCTTGCGGTGATCTCGGACGAGGTGTACGGGAAATTGACATATGACGGCGCTCATACCTGCTTCTCTTCGCTGGGGGGGATGAAAGAGAGAACCATTGTACTGAACGGTTTCTCAAAATCGCACGCCATGACGGGATTGCGGCTGGGCTTTGCCGCAGGAAGTGAGGATTTGATCGGCGCCATGACCAAGATCCATCAATATGCTATGCTCTGCGCGCCAATAACAGCCCAGATGGGAGCCATAGAAGCCCTTAAGAACGGAAACGCGGAAATGCAAAAGATGGTGAGGGAGTACGACAGGAGGCGCCGCCTGATAGTAAGTGGACTGAACAGGCTCGGGCTTGAATGCTTTGAGCCTAAAGGAGCGTTCTACGCTTTTCCAAGCATAAAAAGCACGGGTCTCTCTTCTGAAGAGTTCGCAGGAAGGCTTTTAAAAGAGCACAAAGTCGCGGTTGTACCGGGCGATGTATTCGGAGATTGCGGTGCCGGGTATCTCAGGTGTTCTTATGCAACGTCTCGCGAGGATCTCGCAGAAGCGCTTTCCCGGATAGAAGCTTTCCTTGAAAGACTTTAA